Proteins from a genomic interval of uncultured Desulfuromusa sp.:
- a CDS encoding ABC transporter permease subunit gives MFSFFLKRIGVVIPTFIGVTLLTFSLIRLIPGDPVELMAGERGVDPARHAELLAQMGLDKPLLLQYWHYLTGIFQGDLGTSIVTREPVVREFFTLFPATLELSLCAIIIAVVVGLPAGIIAAVRRGKITDYTVMGLSLTGYSMPIFWWGLLLILLFSVGLGWTPVSGRISAMFWVDEVTGFMVIDAFLSGEEGALLSALRHLILPSIVLATIPLAVIARMTRSSMLEVLREDYVQVARAKGLSMPLVVCIHALRNALIPVITVIGLQIGVLMAGAILTETIFSWPGVGKWMLDSIYRRDYPSVQGGILLISCLVIIVNLTVDILYGVVNPRIRHNR, from the coding sequence ATGTTCAGTTTTTTTCTCAAACGCATTGGCGTTGTCATCCCGACTTTTATTGGTGTGACCTTGCTGACCTTTTCTCTGATTCGTTTGATTCCTGGGGATCCGGTCGAATTAATGGCAGGGGAGCGTGGTGTTGATCCGGCCCGACATGCTGAACTCTTGGCACAGATGGGACTGGATAAGCCGTTGCTGTTGCAATACTGGCACTATCTTACAGGGATTTTTCAGGGAGATCTCGGGACCTCAATAGTGACACGTGAACCCGTTGTCCGGGAATTTTTTACCCTCTTTCCTGCGACATTGGAATTGAGCCTCTGTGCCATCATCATTGCGGTTGTGGTAGGCCTGCCTGCTGGAATCATTGCCGCAGTAAGACGGGGTAAAATAACCGATTACACCGTGATGGGGTTATCCCTGACCGGTTATTCGATGCCGATTTTCTGGTGGGGTTTGTTGTTGATTCTTCTCTTTTCGGTTGGTTTGGGCTGGACACCTGTTTCAGGCCGAATCTCAGCGATGTTCTGGGTTGATGAGGTGACCGGATTTATGGTGATCGACGCTTTTCTCTCCGGGGAGGAAGGTGCATTGCTTTCGGCGTTACGCCATTTGATCTTACCGTCGATTGTTCTGGCAACTATCCCTCTGGCGGTTATTGCCCGGATGACACGCTCATCAATGCTGGAAGTCTTGCGTGAAGATTATGTGCAGGTGGCTCGGGCCAAAGGGCTGTCCATGCCGCTGGTCGTTTGTATCCATGCTCTGCGCAATGCTTTGATACCGGTTATTACCGTTATTGGTTTACAAATCGGGGTCCTGATGGCAGGGGCAATTTTGACGGAGACAATTTTTTCCTGGCCGGGAGTTGGTAAATGGATGCTTGATTCTATTTATCGACGTGACTACCCTTCTGTCCAGGGAGGGATTCTGTTGATTTCCTGTCTGGTGATCATTGTAAATCTCACAGTTGACATTCTTTACGGTGTGGTTAATCCACGTATCCGCCATAATCGCTAA
- a CDS encoding ABC transporter substrate-binding protein translates to MQKNLKRLLPILLLLLFVGQVQAKTLVYCSEGSPEGFNPVFYTSGTTFDATSKNVFEGLTHFIQGTTKLEPGMAESWDVSADGKTYLFKLRKGIKFHSADHFKPTRDMNADDVIFTFERQWKKDHPFYAVSGGNYEYFNGMSMPDLLSSIEKVDDYTVKFVLNRPEAPMLANLGMDFAVIQSAEYADAMMKAGTPEKVDQWPIGTGPFVFQGYKKDAQIRYTAFADYWKGKTPIDKLVFAITPDASVRYAKLKAGECQLMPYPNPADIAAMKADTNINLMEQEGLNVGYLAYNTKVAPFDNVKVRKALNKAMNKQAIIDTVFQGAGKIAKNPIPPTIWSYNEATVDDTFDPVAAKKLLADAGYPNGFDMKLWAMPVQRPYNPNARRMAEVIQADWAKVGVKAEIVSYEWGEYLKRSKDVDRDGAVLLGWTGDNGDPDNFLAVLLGCDGVGGSNRSQWCYKPFEDLIQKAKVVSDPAERTKLYEEAQIVFKDQAPWATIAHSVVFKPMSKKVTNFKIDPLGGHIFYGVDLK, encoded by the coding sequence ATGCAAAAGAATTTGAAACGATTATTGCCGATCCTGCTTCTGCTGCTGTTTGTGGGCCAGGTGCAGGCCAAGACCCTGGTCTACTGTTCTGAAGGTAGCCCGGAAGGATTTAACCCTGTTTTCTACACGTCAGGGACAACTTTTGATGCCACATCTAAAAACGTATTTGAAGGTTTAACCCATTTTATCCAGGGAACGACTAAACTTGAGCCGGGAATGGCTGAAAGCTGGGATGTTTCTGCGGATGGAAAGACCTACCTATTTAAATTACGTAAGGGGATCAAATTTCATTCCGCAGATCATTTTAAACCGACCCGCGACATGAATGCTGATGATGTTATTTTTACCTTTGAGCGACAATGGAAAAAAGACCATCCTTTCTATGCAGTTTCCGGTGGTAACTACGAATACTTCAATGGCATGTCAATGCCCGATCTTCTGAGCTCTATTGAAAAAGTTGACGATTATACCGTTAAATTTGTTCTTAACCGCCCAGAAGCCCCAATGCTCGCAAATCTGGGGATGGATTTTGCGGTGATTCAATCCGCTGAATATGCCGATGCCATGATGAAGGCCGGAACTCCTGAAAAGGTTGATCAGTGGCCAATTGGTACCGGTCCATTTGTTTTCCAGGGGTACAAGAAAGATGCGCAAATCCGCTATACCGCTTTTGCTGATTATTGGAAAGGTAAAACTCCAATTGACAAACTGGTTTTTGCTATTACCCCGGATGCCTCTGTCCGTTACGCAAAGTTGAAAGCTGGTGAGTGTCAGCTCATGCCTTATCCGAACCCAGCTGATATCGCTGCAATGAAAGCGGATACGAACATTAATCTGATGGAGCAGGAAGGCTTGAATGTTGGCTACCTTGCCTACAACACCAAAGTTGCACCGTTTGATAATGTCAAGGTACGCAAAGCACTTAACAAGGCGATGAATAAACAAGCGATCATTGATACTGTTTTTCAGGGTGCTGGGAAAATCGCCAAGAATCCGATTCCACCAACAATCTGGTCATACAATGAAGCTACGGTCGATGACACTTTTGACCCCGTCGCAGCTAAAAAGCTGTTGGCTGATGCCGGCTATCCCAACGGCTTCGATATGAAGCTCTGGGCAATGCCGGTTCAGCGTCCTTACAACCCGAATGCACGTCGGATGGCTGAAGTTATCCAGGCTGATTGGGCCAAGGTTGGTGTTAAGGCTGAGATTGTTTCTTATGAGTGGGGCGAGTACTTGAAGCGCTCCAAAGATGTTGATCGTGATGGTGCTGTTTTACTTGGTTGGACCGGTGATAATGGCGATCCTGACAACTTCCTGGCGGTCCTGCTGGGTTGCGATGGTGTCGGTGGCTCAAACCGCTCTCAGTGGTGCTACAAGCCGTTTGAAGATTTGATTCAAAAAGCTAAAGTTGTTTCTGACCCAGCTGAACGCACCAAGCTTTATGAAGAGGCACAGATAGTTTTTAAAGATCAGGCTCCATGGGCAACAATTGCTCACTCCGTGGTCTTTAAGCCGATGAGCAAAAAAGTGACTAACTTTAAGATTGACCCCCTTGGCGGCCATATTTTTTATGGTGTTGATTTGAAATAA
- a CDS encoding aminopeptidase P family protein has protein sequence MFAAEIYQQRRLELVQQLEGGIVLLLGNVASPFNSADNCYRFRQDSSFLYFCGLDQPGLAAVLDVDSGRETLFGPRQSLESVLWSGAGPTLQDRAERVKIAASADFSDLHRILSAAIDGGRTVHVLPSSRAENKIILSGLLNKDIDTLNRESSSALIKAVVALRSIKSAAEIAELDEAADLGYQLHMATMKMVRAGLYEWEIAGELEAVAARAGRMLSFPPIVTTHGEILHNHQRSHQLQHGDLLLVDAGVESRLHYASDHTRTVPVAGKFSPEQKNIYQIVLATMARARELIKPGIAYRDVHLSACRTLVEGLKSLGLMCGDADRAVTAGAHALFMPHGLGHQLGLDVHDMEDLGEDYVGYDDKIQRATQFGLAGLRLGRELQEGFVLTVEPGIYFIPELISQWKNEGRHADYINYAKLEKYLTFGGIRLEDDIVVTASGSRLLGRPIPLQVEDIEKTINN, from the coding sequence ATGTTTGCAGCGGAAATTTATCAACAACGGCGGCTGGAGTTGGTTCAGCAGCTGGAAGGTGGCATCGTTCTGCTGCTGGGAAATGTTGCTTCACCATTTAATTCGGCGGACAATTGCTACAGGTTTCGCCAGGATAGCAGTTTTCTTTATTTCTGTGGCCTTGATCAGCCGGGGCTTGCAGCTGTTCTGGATGTGGATTCGGGCCGGGAAACTCTTTTTGGTCCCCGTCAAAGTCTTGAGAGTGTTCTCTGGAGCGGCGCCGGTCCCACTCTTCAGGACCGGGCTGAAAGGGTGAAGATAGCTGCAAGCGCAGACTTCAGTGACCTACACAGGATTCTTTCTGCGGCTATAGATGGCGGCAGGACGGTTCACGTTCTTCCGTCTTCTCGCGCTGAAAACAAAATCATCCTGAGTGGTCTTTTGAACAAGGATATTGATACCTTGAATAGAGAATCCTCATCTGCACTTATCAAGGCAGTCGTTGCTCTTCGCTCAATTAAAAGTGCGGCAGAAATCGCTGAATTGGATGAGGCCGCTGACCTGGGCTATCAACTTCATATGGCGACAATGAAAATGGTTCGGGCCGGGCTTTATGAATGGGAGATTGCCGGAGAATTAGAGGCGGTGGCTGCTCGTGCCGGCAGGATGCTCTCATTTCCGCCGATTGTGACTACCCATGGAGAAATCCTGCATAATCACCAACGCAGTCACCAGCTGCAACATGGTGATCTGCTCCTTGTTGATGCGGGTGTTGAGAGTCGGCTGCACTATGCTTCTGATCATACTCGTACTGTTCCAGTGGCGGGAAAGTTCAGCCCTGAACAGAAAAATATTTATCAGATTGTTCTAGCGACCATGGCACGGGCGCGAGAGTTGATTAAGCCTGGTATTGCTTATCGGGATGTCCACCTTTCTGCGTGTCGAACTCTGGTTGAAGGGCTCAAATCACTTGGCTTGATGTGCGGCGATGCTGACAGAGCCGTTACCGCTGGTGCCCATGCCTTATTCATGCCCCATGGCCTAGGGCATCAGCTGGGGCTGGATGTTCATGATATGGAGGATCTTGGAGAAGATTATGTTGGTTACGATGACAAAATCCAACGTGCTACCCAATTTGGTCTCGCCGGTTTACGTTTAGGGCGGGAACTGCAGGAAGGTTTTGTCCTGACCGTAGAACCGGGGATTTATTTTATCCCTGAACTCATATCTCAGTGGAAAAATGAAGGTCGGCATGCTGATTATATAAATTATGCTAAACTGGAGAAATATTTAACCTTTGGGGGGATTCGTCTGGAAGATGATATTGTTGTCACTGCCTCCGGAAGCCGCCTGTTGGGGCGTCCGATTCCTTTGCAAGTTGAAGATATTGAAAAGACCATAAACAATTAA
- a CDS encoding DUF748 domain-containing protein translates to MSRWLKITLISVAVIFGLLLSTMVIVPWQIKKQGQTWVAENTNRSLTIEKVAFNPFTLTLEINGAKLTEQDSTQPFVTFKKFLFSGSIKSVIRKAIILDRVEIDDPFVNLELLGKQEFNFSDFTRLGSDKPEPDQTEPQKSLYFSFNNIILTNGSIDFTDQTSEKKSRHQIRALDLRVPAVGNIPYLVDDYVEPFLRMLLNGATIQANGQLKPFHDSLETDLYLTLDNVDLAFYAFHSPVPLPIEVKQGILDCEIDLSYQVSKSEKPRLMLGGELALSDIDLRDLNDRELFRMPTLILDLDWADLFTQDFNLVSLDIIDPELYVDRDASGQWNFQRIMPVKPTDAPEEEAEDTQTNGSLPLLTIGKLALIDGKVHYRDDFVPGGFSEEVNSINLELNNFSTISEQKTAVSLQLLTERGLTTEINGEVVVNPAMATIDLSVGKLPLTPYYPYLEGIITAPIEGVLDLAGQVVYTADGNIQVQQGQVALNNLRIPFSGKDQFTLANFSIRDSSFDLKQQDISLGMIALNHGDIKATRLADGSLTPLQLLRTQPPDQTQTATSATSDKATAPWNIRAASVDLEKFNLLLTDLSLAKKPQMTISDVNFHAENLSFPVAEKSPFSLTAQIGEKGKIQVDGSAIHTPLQLQAQTEITALPLVSFNNFVPENLNFNLKDGKFYSTLGINLKQQPDKLSGNFSGKVNIANFDLRDPTGSGELLGWDNLSFAGIEGEIAPLSLHISDVVLSHYLANIQITPEGQVNLSHLTTAKPDASVKETNSDSIKETVISEEKEATTAPDIRIDALTLQGGTVSFVDRHLPETFSTTMYKLGGRVTGLSSAENMQADVDLRGQLENHSPLTISGKINPLSRELFTDLTFSFKDIDLTPMTPYSGTYLGYVIDRGKLYLDLNYQIEHQKIAATNKVMIDQFTFGDTVKSDQATSLPVAFAISLLKDRNGEIHLDIPVYGDMNDPNFSIGGVILTVLRNLLVKAATSPFSLLAATLGGDEDFTAIYFDAGIATLDEKQRTKLKSLADMLTERPALILEISGFVDKKLDPEGYRQEQLRQMLVQQKWQKLEEEGETPATQEEISISDEEYPELLTAVYEAAEFPRPRNFIGVLKKLPVPEMQKLLLANIIVDEEQLANLAKTRAMIVRDALVATNEDIKPRLFLKKEDIHQSPEDGPASRVEFNISSK, encoded by the coding sequence ATGTCGCGCTGGTTGAAAATTACTTTGATCTCTGTTGCGGTTATCTTTGGACTGTTGCTTTCGACTATGGTCATTGTCCCCTGGCAAATCAAAAAACAGGGTCAAACCTGGGTGGCCGAAAACACCAACCGCAGCTTAACCATTGAAAAAGTAGCTTTCAACCCTTTTACACTCACGCTTGAAATCAACGGGGCAAAACTGACGGAACAAGACAGCACACAACCATTTGTGACTTTTAAAAAATTTCTGTTTTCCGGCAGTATTAAATCAGTCATCCGCAAAGCCATTATTCTTGACCGGGTTGAAATTGATGATCCTTTCGTCAACCTGGAGCTACTTGGCAAGCAGGAGTTCAACTTCTCTGACTTCACCCGTCTCGGCAGCGATAAACCTGAACCGGACCAAACTGAACCACAAAAAAGCCTCTACTTTTCTTTTAACAATATTATTCTCACCAACGGCAGTATAGATTTCACTGACCAGACTTCAGAAAAAAAATCCCGACATCAAATCCGCGCGCTGGACCTGAGAGTCCCCGCTGTCGGCAACATCCCCTATCTCGTAGATGACTATGTTGAACCGTTTCTGCGTATGCTTTTAAACGGCGCAACCATCCAGGCAAATGGTCAGCTGAAACCGTTCCATGATTCGCTGGAAACGGACCTTTACCTGACCCTTGATAATGTTGATCTGGCTTTTTATGCTTTTCATTCACCCGTCCCGTTACCGATTGAAGTCAAACAGGGAATTCTCGATTGTGAAATTGATCTCTCCTATCAGGTCTCCAAATCAGAAAAACCCCGGTTGATGCTTGGCGGTGAACTGGCTCTTTCTGATATTGATCTGCGCGACCTGAATGACCGGGAATTGTTCCGCATGCCAACCCTGATTCTCGATCTTGATTGGGCAGATCTCTTCACTCAGGATTTCAATCTGGTCTCTCTCGATATAATTGACCCCGAACTTTACGTCGATCGGGACGCATCAGGACAATGGAATTTTCAGCGCATCATGCCGGTTAAGCCCACAGACGCACCGGAGGAAGAGGCAGAAGACACTCAGACAAACGGCAGCTTACCGCTACTGACAATTGGAAAATTGGCCTTGATTGACGGAAAGGTTCATTACCGCGATGATTTTGTTCCCGGTGGATTTTCTGAAGAAGTGAACTCCATCAATCTGGAACTGAATAATTTTTCTACCATCTCAGAACAAAAAACGGCTGTTTCGCTGCAACTCCTTACTGAGAGGGGCCTGACGACAGAAATCAACGGTGAAGTGGTCGTCAATCCAGCCATGGCAACAATTGATCTGAGTGTGGGAAAACTGCCTTTGACACCTTATTATCCCTATCTGGAAGGAATAATCACGGCTCCAATCGAAGGAGTCCTGGATCTGGCCGGACAGGTTGTTTATACCGCAGATGGAAATATTCAGGTTCAACAGGGACAGGTGGCACTCAACAATTTGCGGATCCCCTTCTCCGGCAAGGATCAGTTCACCCTGGCAAATTTCAGCATCAGAGACAGTTCTTTTGATCTAAAGCAACAGGATATCAGCCTTGGCATGATTGCGTTAAATCACGGAGACATCAAGGCAACCCGACTGGCTGACGGCAGTCTCACACCGCTGCAACTATTGCGAACTCAACCCCCAGACCAAACGCAGACCGCTACAAGCGCTACAAGCGATAAAGCGACCGCCCCCTGGAACATCAGGGCTGCAAGTGTTGATCTGGAAAAATTTAATTTGCTGCTGACCGATCTAAGCTTGGCTAAAAAGCCACAAATGACGATTTCCGACGTTAATTTCCATGCAGAAAATCTCAGTTTTCCTGTTGCCGAAAAAAGCCCTTTCTCTCTGACCGCGCAAATTGGAGAAAAAGGGAAGATTCAAGTTGATGGTTCAGCTATCCACACTCCTCTCCAGCTTCAGGCTCAAACTGAAATTACCGCACTTCCTCTGGTTTCTTTTAACAATTTTGTTCCGGAAAACCTTAACTTCAACCTCAAAGACGGCAAGTTTTACTCAACTCTGGGGATCAATCTTAAACAACAACCGGACAAGCTCAGCGGCAACTTCTCCGGAAAGGTCAATATTGCAAATTTTGATCTGCGTGATCCCACAGGGAGCGGAGAGCTTCTTGGCTGGGACAATCTTTCATTTGCCGGGATCGAAGGTGAAATTGCTCCTTTGTCTCTCCATATCTCGGACGTTGTCCTGAGTCACTATCTGGCTAATATCCAAATTACACCGGAAGGACAGGTCAACCTGAGTCACTTAACAACCGCCAAACCGGACGCCAGTGTTAAAGAGACCAACAGTGACAGCATCAAAGAAACGGTGATCAGTGAAGAAAAAGAGGCCACCACTGCACCGGATATCAGAATTGATGCCCTGACCCTCCAGGGGGGAACCGTCTCTTTCGTCGACAGACATCTTCCCGAAACCTTTTCGACAACTATGTATAAATTAGGTGGGCGGGTCACGGGATTATCTTCGGCAGAAAACATGCAAGCCGATGTCGATTTACGTGGGCAGCTGGAGAATCATTCCCCCTTAACCATCAGCGGAAAAATAAATCCTTTGAGCCGGGAGCTGTTTACCGATCTGACTTTCAGCTTTAAAGACATCGACCTGACTCCGATGACCCCCTATTCGGGAACCTATCTGGGGTATGTGATCGACAGGGGAAAACTTTATCTCGACCTCAACTACCAGATTGAACACCAGAAGATCGCTGCAACAAACAAGGTCATGATCGATCAATTTACTTTTGGGGATACGGTTAAAAGTGATCAGGCAACATCTCTTCCCGTTGCCTTTGCCATTTCTCTTCTCAAAGACAGAAACGGTGAAATTCACCTCGATATCCCGGTCTATGGGGACATGAATGATCCGAACTTCAGTATCGGTGGTGTCATCCTGACTGTTCTTAGAAACCTGCTGGTAAAAGCGGCAACATCACCTTTTTCGCTTCTGGCGGCAACCCTTGGCGGAGACGAAGATTTTACCGCTATTTACTTTGATGCAGGGATAGCGACGCTTGACGAAAAACAACGGACCAAGCTCAAAAGCCTGGCTGATATGCTGACAGAGCGACCAGCGTTGATTCTTGAAATCAGTGGTTTTGTCGATAAAAAACTGGACCCTGAGGGTTATCGTCAGGAACAATTGCGGCAGATGCTGGTGCAGCAAAAATGGCAGAAACTGGAGGAAGAGGGAGAAACTCCGGCGACACAAGAAGAAATCTCCATCAGTGATGAAGAATATCCTGAGCTGTTGACAGCCGTCTATGAAGCCGCTGAATTCCCCCGTCCACGCAACTTTATCGGCGTCCTGAAAAAACTGCCGGTTCCGGAAATGCAAAAACTTTTACTTGCAAACATCATCGTGGATGAAGAACAGCTTGCCAATCTGGCAAAAACACGCGCCATGATTGTACGTGATGCTTTGGTTGCCACAAATGAAGACATAAAGCCACGCCTTTTTCTCAAAAAGGAAGATATTCATCAATCGCCTGAGGATGGTCCTGCCAGCCGGGTCGAGTTTAATATCAGCAGTAAGTAA
- a CDS encoding M23 family metallopeptidase, which translates to MKNYLLNVFFIFLLIAFPVSSHAGLQLEGAFIQGGLLHGHINQGSRLYSGERQLKISPNGDFILGFGRDAALQQALIEVAPDGTSHRHKIELKKREYDIQRINGIKNRMMSPNEDDLRRISQEAGLVATARKQNSARMNFMESFIWPVTGRISGVYGSQRVLNGEPRRPHFGIDIAAPTGTSVKAPAGGVVTLAHQGMFFSGATLIIDHGHGLSSSFLHLSEILVKEGEQVSQGQTIAAVGATGRVTGPHLDWRINWFDQRLDPALLVPAMPQKSISK; encoded by the coding sequence ATGAAAAATTATCTTTTAAATGTGTTCTTTATCTTCCTGCTCATCGCCTTCCCCGTCTCCAGCCATGCCGGACTGCAACTCGAAGGGGCTTTCATCCAAGGTGGGTTACTGCACGGCCATATCAACCAGGGAAGTCGGCTTTATTCCGGCGAGCGGCAGCTGAAAATTTCCCCGAATGGTGACTTTATCCTCGGCTTTGGCCGGGATGCAGCACTGCAACAAGCGCTCATTGAGGTCGCCCCTGACGGAACCTCTCATCGACATAAGATTGAGCTCAAAAAACGTGAATATGATATCCAGAGAATCAACGGGATCAAGAATCGGATGATGAGCCCTAACGAGGACGATTTACGCCGCATAAGTCAGGAGGCCGGTCTGGTGGCGACAGCCCGGAAACAAAACAGCGCCCGAATGAATTTTATGGAATCATTTATCTGGCCGGTTACAGGTCGAATCAGTGGAGTTTACGGTAGCCAGAGAGTTCTCAATGGTGAGCCCCGCCGTCCCCACTTTGGTATTGATATTGCGGCTCCGACAGGGACTTCGGTTAAAGCCCCTGCCGGAGGGGTTGTTACTTTGGCTCATCAGGGAATGTTTTTTTCAGGAGCGACATTGATTATTGACCATGGTCATGGTCTCTCCTCCAGTTTCCTGCATCTGTCTGAGATTCTGGTGAAGGAAGGGGAACAAGTTTCCCAAGGGCAGACAATTGCTGCCGTTGGAGCAACGGGACGAGTCACAGGTCCTCATCTTGATTGGCGCATCAACTGGTTTGATCAACGTCTTGATCCGGCTCTGCTGGTCCCTGCCATGCCGCAGAAGTCGATCTCCAAATAA
- a CDS encoding YitT family protein, giving the protein MSDNKRKFVYSVFWNCGLIIVGSVIQTIVLKGIAAPHQFIPGGLFGIASLLHYLTHWLNPGLLYLLLNIPMFILGYLFVSRRFLWYSGLSMLVVSLTYQFINIPIQIENQLYAAIAFGAVLGVGSGIVLRSFGSNGGADVLAIILYQKYNLGIGKFSFFFNMFLYLFCFFSMPVDLVIASMIAVFITAQTIDYTLSLFSQRKLVFIISPQAEDIADQVMNHLKIGTTLVPAVGAYRREAKTVLMVVINNIQLKRLEEIVFTVDEHALFIVENTFNVLGSTFSKRKLY; this is encoded by the coding sequence ATGAGCGACAATAAACGCAAATTTGTTTATTCGGTTTTCTGGAACTGTGGATTGATCATTGTTGGCTCTGTAATTCAAACGATTGTACTTAAAGGGATTGCAGCTCCTCACCAGTTTATTCCCGGTGGTTTATTCGGTATTGCTTCATTGTTACACTACCTGACCCATTGGTTGAATCCGGGCCTGCTTTATCTCCTTCTCAATATCCCGATGTTTATTCTCGGCTATTTGTTTGTATCACGCCGTTTCCTCTGGTACAGCGGATTGTCGATGCTGGTAGTCTCATTGACGTATCAGTTTATCAACATCCCGATTCAGATCGAAAATCAGCTTTATGCTGCCATCGCTTTCGGTGCTGTCCTTGGTGTCGGCAGTGGTATCGTTCTGCGTTCATTTGGGTCAAATGGTGGTGCGGATGTTCTGGCAATCATTCTCTATCAGAAATACAATCTGGGAATTGGTAAGTTCTCTTTCTTTTTCAACATGTTTCTTTACCTATTCTGCTTTTTTTCGATGCCTGTTGATTTGGTTATTGCGTCGATGATTGCAGTTTTTATTACCGCACAGACGATAGATTATACCCTGTCACTGTTCAGTCAACGCAAACTGGTTTTTATTATTTCACCCCAAGCTGAAGACATTGCCGATCAGGTGATGAATCATTTGAAGATCGGGACAACACTGGTTCCGGCGGTTGGAGCTTACCGACGGGAGGCGAAAACGGTGCTGATGGTGGTGATTAACAATATTCAGCTGAAACGGCTGGAAGAGATTGTGTTTACGGTCGATGAACATGCACTGTTTATTGTAGAGAATACTTTTAATGTGCTTGGGTCGACTTTTTCGAAGCGGAAGCTCTATTGA